The Littorina saxatilis isolate snail1 linkage group LG13, US_GU_Lsax_2.0, whole genome shotgun sequence genome contains a region encoding:
- the LOC138983885 gene encoding guanidinobutyrase-like, whose product MAHAISLRRVLQLFEPGSKRLFCTSGVRSRKNAPVSGNEMPRSGGIASMMRLPVQENTDGLDVCFVGVPLDSGASNRSGTRLGPRQIRQESCIIRAANHTLGAVPFEDVQVADVGDVSMNIYNLPEAVKQIKAAYDKLISNGCVPLTMGGDHTITYPILQAIKDKHGPVGLIHVDAHADINDVMLGAPIAHGTPFRRAVEYGCLDCSRVIQIGLRGSIYSLDDYQWALDQGFRVVTSKECWHKSLEPLMAEVRGMMGQGPVYISFDIDALDPSYAPGTGTPEIGGLTIYQALEILHGSAGLNIVGADVVEVSPPYDMAGTTALTAANLLFEMLSILPGVKRRQ is encoded by the exons ATGGCCCACGCGATCAGTCTTAGGCGTGTTTTGCAGTTGTTTGAACCTGGGTCTAAACGGTTGTTTTGCACCAGCGGTGTAAGAAGCAGAAAGAATGCACCGGTGTCAGGCAATGAAATGCCGAGAAGCGGCGGCATCGCTTCCATGATGAGGCTCCCTGTGCAGGAAAACACTGATG gtcttgacgtgtgttttgttggAGTGCCGCTGGACAGTGGAGCGTCCAACAGGTCCGGTACTCGCCTGGGACCGCGACAGATTCGACAGGAATCCTGCATCATCCGTGCTGCAAACCACACACTCG GAGCTGTCCCCTTTGAGGACGTGCAGGTGGCGGATGTGGGAGACGTCTCCATGAACATCTACAACCTTCCTGAGGCCGTGAAGCAGATCAAGGCAGCCTACGACAAACTCATCTCCAACGGTTGTGTTCCTCTCACCATGGGCGGAGACCACACCATCACCTATCCCATTCTGCAGGCTATTAAG GACAAGCACGGACCAGTGGGGCTGATCCACGTGGACGCACACGCCGACATAAATGACGTCATGCTTGGAGCCCCGATAGCGCACGGGACACCGTTTCGTCGCGCGGTGGAGTATGGTTGTCTGGACTGCAGTCGAGTGATTCAGATAGGACTGCGGGGCAGCATTTACTCTCTCGACGACTACCAGTGGGCCTTGGACCAG GGATTCCGTGTAGTAACATCCAAGGAGTGTTGGCACAAGTCGTTAGAACCGTTGATGGCGGAAGTGAGAGGCATGATGGGACAGGGACCTGTGTACATCTCCTTTGACATTGACGCTCTGGACCCCAGCTATGCCCCTGgaacag GTACCCCTGAAATAGGGGGCCTGACGATCTACCAAGCGTTGGAAATTCTGCATGGTTCTGCAGGCCTCAACATTGTGGGGGCCGACGTTGTGGAG GTCTCCCCTCCCTACGACATGGCTGGGACTACTGCTCTCACCGCTGCCAACCTGCTGTTCGAAATGTTGTCCATTCTTCCCGGTGTGAAACGTCGCCAATAA